From the Clupea harengus chromosome 15, Ch_v2.0.2, whole genome shotgun sequence genome, one window contains:
- the LOC105901645 gene encoding tubulin alpha chain-like isoform X3, whose product MDRIRKMADQCTGLQGFLIFRSFGGGTGSGFASLLMERLSVDYGKKSKLEFSVYPAPQVSTAVVEPYNTILTTHTTLEHSDCSFMVDNEAIFDICKRNLDIERPSYSNLNRLIAQVVSSITASLRFDGALNVDLTEFQTNLVPYPRIHFPLVTYAPIISAEKAYHEQLSVSEITNACFEPANQMVKCDPRHGKYMACCLLYRGDVVPKDVNVAIAAIKSRRSIQFVDWCPTGFKVGINYQPPTAVPGGDLAKVQRAVCMLSNTTAIAEAWARLDHKFDLMYAKRAFVHWYVGEGMEEGEFSEAREDMAALEKDYEEVGADSAEDGEDEEEY is encoded by the exons ATGGACCGAATTCGTAAAATG GCAGACCAGTGCACGGGTCTTCAGGGGTTCCTCATCTTCCGCAGCTTTGGAGGTGGAACTGGCTCTGGCTTCGCCTCCCTGTTGATGGAACGTCTGTCTGTAGACTACGGCAAGAAGTCCAAGCTGGAGTTCTCTGTCTACCCTGCTCCTCAGGTGTCCACTGCTGTAGTGGAGCCCTACAACACCATCCTGACCACCCACACCACTCTAGAGCACTCCGACTGTTCCTTCATGGTGGACAACGAAGCCATTTTTGACATTTGCAAGCGCAACCTGGACATTGAGCGTCCCTCTTACAGCAATCTGAATCGCCTCATTGCCCAGGTCGTCTCGTCCATCACTGCATCTCTGCGCTTTGATGGTGCTCTGAATGTGGATCTCACAGAGTTCCAGACCAACCTTGTGCCCTACCCCCGCATCCACTTCCCCCTGGTCACCTACGCTCCAATAATCTCTGCAGAGAAGGCTTACCATGagcagctgtctgtgtctgagatcACAAATGCTTGTTTtgagccagccaatcagatggtGAAGTGTGACCCAAGGCATGGGAAGTACATGGCCTGCTGCTTGCTATACCGTGGGGATGTGGTGCCCAAAGATGTCAATGTCGCCATTGCTGCCATTAAGAGCCGCCGTTCCATCCAGTTTGTAGACTGGTGCCCCACTGGCTTCAAGGTGGGCATTAACTACCAGCCTCCAACAGCGGTGCCAGGTGGTGACTTGGCCAAGGTGCAGAGGGCCGTGTGTATGCTGAGCAACACTACTGCTATCGCTGAGGCCTGGGCTCGTCTGGACCATAAGTTTGACCTGATGTACGCCAAGAGGGCCTTTGTGCACTGGTATGTGGGTGAGGGCATGGAGGAAGGGGAGTTCAGCGAGGCCAGAGAAGACATGGCTGCTTTGGAGAAGGACTATGAGGAAGTTGGGGCAGATTCTGCAGAGGatggtgaggatgaggaggagtacTAA
- the LOC105901645 gene encoding tubulin alpha-8 chain-like isoform X2 has protein sequence MRECISIHVGQAGVQIGNACWELYCLEHGIQPDGRVATDSRSLTDSSFGTFFSDTGAGRYVPRSIFIDLEPSVIDEIRHGPYRQLYHPEQLISGKEDAANNFARGHYTIGKEIVDPVMDRIRKMADQCTGLQGFLIFRSFGGGTGSGFASLLMERLSVDYGKKSKLEFSVYPAPQVSTAVVEPYNTILTTHTTLEHSDCSFMVDNEAIFDICKRNLDIERPSYSNLNRLIAQVVSSITASLRFDGALNVDLTEFQTNLVPYPRIHFPLVTYAPIISAEKAYHEQLSVSEITNACFEPANQMVKCDPRHGKYMACCLLYRGDVVPKDVNVAIAAIKSRRSIQFVDWCPTGFKVGINYQPPTAVPGGDLAKVQRAVCMLSNTTAIAEAWARLDHKFDLMYAKRAFVHWYVGEGMEEGEFSEAREDMAALEKDYEEVGADSAEDGEDEEEY, from the exons AGGGAGTGCATTTCTATCCATGTTGGCCAAGCTGGTGTGCAGATTGGCAATGCTTGCTGGGAATTGTATTGCTTGGAACATGGCATTCAGCCAGATGGAAGAGTTGCTACAGACAGCCGCTCTCTAACGGACTCCTCGTTTGGCACGTTTTTTAGTGATACTGGTGCTGGGAGGTATGTTCCTAGGTCAATTTTCATAGACTTGGAACCATCAGTTATAG ATGAGATACGTCATGGGCCCTACCGTCAGCTGTACCACCCGGAACAGCTGATTAGTGGTAAAGAGGATGCAGCCAACAACTTTGCTCGTGGCCACTACACTATCGGAAAGGAAATTGTGGATCCTGTCATGGACCGAATTCGTAAAATG GCAGACCAGTGCACGGGTCTTCAGGGGTTCCTCATCTTCCGCAGCTTTGGAGGTGGAACTGGCTCTGGCTTCGCCTCCCTGTTGATGGAACGTCTGTCTGTAGACTACGGCAAGAAGTCCAAGCTGGAGTTCTCTGTCTACCCTGCTCCTCAGGTGTCCACTGCTGTAGTGGAGCCCTACAACACCATCCTGACCACCCACACCACTCTAGAGCACTCCGACTGTTCCTTCATGGTGGACAACGAAGCCATTTTTGACATTTGCAAGCGCAACCTGGACATTGAGCGTCCCTCTTACAGCAATCTGAATCGCCTCATTGCCCAGGTCGTCTCGTCCATCACTGCATCTCTGCGCTTTGATGGTGCTCTGAATGTGGATCTCACAGAGTTCCAGACCAACCTTGTGCCCTACCCCCGCATCCACTTCCCCCTGGTCACCTACGCTCCAATAATCTCTGCAGAGAAGGCTTACCATGagcagctgtctgtgtctgagatcACAAATGCTTGTTTtgagccagccaatcagatggtGAAGTGTGACCCAAGGCATGGGAAGTACATGGCCTGCTGCTTGCTATACCGTGGGGATGTGGTGCCCAAAGATGTCAATGTCGCCATTGCTGCCATTAAGAGCCGCCGTTCCATCCAGTTTGTAGACTGGTGCCCCACTGGCTTCAAGGTGGGCATTAACTACCAGCCTCCAACAGCGGTGCCAGGTGGTGACTTGGCCAAGGTGCAGAGGGCCGTGTGTATGCTGAGCAACACTACTGCTATCGCTGAGGCCTGGGCTCGTCTGGACCATAAGTTTGACCTGATGTACGCCAAGAGGGCCTTTGTGCACTGGTATGTGGGTGAGGGCATGGAGGAAGGGGAGTTCAGCGAGGCCAGAGAAGACATGGCTGCTTTGGAGAAGGACTATGAGGAAGTTGGGGCAGATTCTGCAGAGGatggtgaggatgaggaggagtacTAA
- the LOC105901645 gene encoding tubulin alpha-8 chain-like isoform X1, whose amino-acid sequence MNQAVVGGSQSCTGHRARECISIHVGQAGVQIGNACWELYCLEHGIQPDGRVATDSRSLTDSSFGTFFSDTGAGRYVPRSIFIDLEPSVIDEIRHGPYRQLYHPEQLISGKEDAANNFARGHYTIGKEIVDPVMDRIRKMADQCTGLQGFLIFRSFGGGTGSGFASLLMERLSVDYGKKSKLEFSVYPAPQVSTAVVEPYNTILTTHTTLEHSDCSFMVDNEAIFDICKRNLDIERPSYSNLNRLIAQVVSSITASLRFDGALNVDLTEFQTNLVPYPRIHFPLVTYAPIISAEKAYHEQLSVSEITNACFEPANQMVKCDPRHGKYMACCLLYRGDVVPKDVNVAIAAIKSRRSIQFVDWCPTGFKVGINYQPPTAVPGGDLAKVQRAVCMLSNTTAIAEAWARLDHKFDLMYAKRAFVHWYVGEGMEEGEFSEAREDMAALEKDYEEVGADSAEDGEDEEEY is encoded by the exons AGGGAGTGCATTTCTATCCATGTTGGCCAAGCTGGTGTGCAGATTGGCAATGCTTGCTGGGAATTGTATTGCTTGGAACATGGCATTCAGCCAGATGGAAGAGTTGCTACAGACAGCCGCTCTCTAACGGACTCCTCGTTTGGCACGTTTTTTAGTGATACTGGTGCTGGGAGGTATGTTCCTAGGTCAATTTTCATAGACTTGGAACCATCAGTTATAG ATGAGATACGTCATGGGCCCTACCGTCAGCTGTACCACCCGGAACAGCTGATTAGTGGTAAAGAGGATGCAGCCAACAACTTTGCTCGTGGCCACTACACTATCGGAAAGGAAATTGTGGATCCTGTCATGGACCGAATTCGTAAAATG GCAGACCAGTGCACGGGTCTTCAGGGGTTCCTCATCTTCCGCAGCTTTGGAGGTGGAACTGGCTCTGGCTTCGCCTCCCTGTTGATGGAACGTCTGTCTGTAGACTACGGCAAGAAGTCCAAGCTGGAGTTCTCTGTCTACCCTGCTCCTCAGGTGTCCACTGCTGTAGTGGAGCCCTACAACACCATCCTGACCACCCACACCACTCTAGAGCACTCCGACTGTTCCTTCATGGTGGACAACGAAGCCATTTTTGACATTTGCAAGCGCAACCTGGACATTGAGCGTCCCTCTTACAGCAATCTGAATCGCCTCATTGCCCAGGTCGTCTCGTCCATCACTGCATCTCTGCGCTTTGATGGTGCTCTGAATGTGGATCTCACAGAGTTCCAGACCAACCTTGTGCCCTACCCCCGCATCCACTTCCCCCTGGTCACCTACGCTCCAATAATCTCTGCAGAGAAGGCTTACCATGagcagctgtctgtgtctgagatcACAAATGCTTGTTTtgagccagccaatcagatggtGAAGTGTGACCCAAGGCATGGGAAGTACATGGCCTGCTGCTTGCTATACCGTGGGGATGTGGTGCCCAAAGATGTCAATGTCGCCATTGCTGCCATTAAGAGCCGCCGTTCCATCCAGTTTGTAGACTGGTGCCCCACTGGCTTCAAGGTGGGCATTAACTACCAGCCTCCAACAGCGGTGCCAGGTGGTGACTTGGCCAAGGTGCAGAGGGCCGTGTGTATGCTGAGCAACACTACTGCTATCGCTGAGGCCTGGGCTCGTCTGGACCATAAGTTTGACCTGATGTACGCCAAGAGGGCCTTTGTGCACTGGTATGTGGGTGAGGGCATGGAGGAAGGGGAGTTCAGCGAGGCCAGAGAAGACATGGCTGCTTTGGAGAAGGACTATGAGGAAGTTGGGGCAGATTCTGCAGAGGatggtgaggatgaggaggagtacTAA